The genomic DNA tacttttatttaatttcattttaaattactcaaatttttttttatagtaaatGATGTAAATATGAAAGTCACAAGAGGATTGCTTCAAGAGGGTGGTATAAGCTTAAGTCCATTGGGATCAGAGGATAAGTGTAACACATATCCTGGTCATGGGTATGATGATCAGTCACTGATACCTAATACATATAATCATACTCATAATCATAATCATATTAGTACGTATTGCACTGCGATTCCTGATCAAAGgcagaatattaaaataattgaacatGACCATAACGATAATCAAAATGTTTACATATTACCTGACCAATATCGTACGCGTACGTATTCACATGGAAGCGGTGGTTCGCGTAATCAAAATCATTATCAAGATAACGAACGAATATATCGTCCTGTACCAAATACATATACCGAGGACGAACGTCAATTACGATATCGCCAGTTTCAACAGCAACAATTACAAGATCAAATACATAATTATCAGCAATATTCCGACTATAAACACTTGGACAATGATGTTCAGCGAAGATCGAGTCAAGAATATTATGAAAGAGATTTtcgtacattacattatacgcaTCTACCAGAATTTCCAGtatatcataaaaataattctcaaaTGCAACCTTTACTTAGACGAGATCGTGATTCTAGTGGAAATAAGAATGTACGATATGTGGATTCACCTAGTGAGCCACAAATACCCTCAGGTTATTGGATGCGATGTGACGACGAAATTGTTTGGTGTCCGGACGATCAATCTGCTTCAGATAGATTCGGTAGCTTGGATCGAAGGAAACGTAATGCTGTACAACATACTGGTAGTATTGGAACCGACATGCAACCTCGATATCGTACAGTAGCTGTAGGATGCACTAAAAACTCTCCTTATATCGCGCCTCATCAAAATGCCTCTGTTCATTTGCTTCCGCTGTCGGAGCAACCATCAACGAACAAGATGTTACTTCGTACGCAATCATTGGGGAGCGTAGAGAAATGGCACTCAAACCATTTACACGAATTGCATGATGGTAAGGATACAACAGATAATGTTAGTCgcaaaggaagagaaaaagaatggtATGAAACTTGTTTGGATTCACGTACAAGTCCAGGATTAGATACTAATTTAATATCGTCACATAAAAGCATGCACTACCAATCTACTCTTCCCGTATGCTCTAAAGCGCCTTTGAGCAACAAATGCGACGATGGAAGAAGTAATTACCTAGCTGCGATGAATCATCGTAAAACTGATgtattaataactgaaaatgAACAGCATTTACAACCATTGTCACCTCGTTACGAATCAACACGAAAGAAAGTACTTGAAATTCCAGCTGAATCAAAGCCGCTACAAGAAACAAGCGAAGATACGATAATATTGGGATCAGCTCAGAACTGTACAATTGTCCAAGCTGGGAAATATCAACCATACAGAGAAGTTACAAAACCTTTTGAAATGTCtgacttttataaatattctactAAATTTCGCAAAAGGAACGAAATGAACGGACAAAGTGCTTCAAATGAAATTCAAGATGATTCTCGAGAAACAAATGATGCAGAACCTGATACTTCAAATACCATACATAATGGATCAGTTGCTGGTTCAGTACAAAAAAGAATCTATCAACCAGTTCAACGAATGACATGCCAGCCTTATCTTGCATCATTGAGATAATTTTTTGTTCGCATATAGATTATgataaatttaaacaaataagGTAAACCAGGTCAGATAGGCTGGACCTgtctagaaaaatatttctaatctaCTTTTAATTTGTAACAGACTGAGATATGATATACTAATAGAATCAATTTCTATTATAGCAACAGATGTGGTCAACAGAATTTCATGACATTGtaatgcaatttttttatttttttatttcttggtCCAgttgaaaagtaattaattcagTACTGCTAAATAGTCGCAGTATTGTTAAAAAAACGTATAATTGTATACACGTTAAGTAAGATGTTACAtcttatagaaaatttaattgagtGGCAGTTAAACGTagcttaaatattaattcagtgTTGAAGTTTAACTAGTGCCTTATTttgattcaaaattattact from Osmia lignaria lignaria isolate PbOS001 chromosome 15, iyOsmLign1, whole genome shotgun sequence includes the following:
- the sstn gene encoding stepping stone → MVMAGNDSTPGSLAEDSLSTRLQWLRQRREALQEKLAQKNNELKNLCVEEAELTGVLPPEIPLEPGESPPVFRKRVGTAFTYPQNLINKLKTNEVEESALELERQVQIGIVEAALGIVNDPAESKAVRRKHRLVYQQSQRRLQELEARLNFIRQSRSKAHNPTQSQHSSISTTQSHLHTNVKHRTKKPRPPLDSTVNDVNMKVTRGLLQEGGISLSPLGSEDKCNTYPGHGYDDQSLIPNTYNHTHNHNHISTYCTAIPDQRQNIKIIEHDHNDNQNVYILPDQYRTRTYSHGSGGSRNQNHYQDNERIYRPVPNTYTEDERQLRYRQFQQQQLQDQIHNYQQYSDYKHLDNDVQRRSSQEYYERDFRTLHYTHLPEFPVYHKNNSQMQPLLRRDRDSSGNKNVRYVDSPSEPQIPSGYWMRCDDEIVWCPDDQSASDRFGSLDRRKRNAVQHTGSIGTDMQPRYRTVAVGCTKNSPYIAPHQNASVHLLPLSEQPSTNKMLLRTQSLGSVEKWHSNHLHELHDGKDTTDNVSRKGREKEWYETCLDSRTSPGLDTNLISSHKSMHYQSTLPVCSKAPLSNKCDDGRSNYLAAMNHRKTDVLITENEQHLQPLSPRYESTRKKVLEIPAESKPLQETSEDTIILGSAQNCTIVQAGKYQPYREVTKPFEMSDFYKYSTKFRKRNEMNGQSASNEIQDDSRETNDAEPDTSNTIHNGSVAGSVQKRIYQPVQRMTCQPYLASLR